The Coffea eugenioides isolate CCC68of chromosome 8, Ceug_1.0, whole genome shotgun sequence genome has a segment encoding these proteins:
- the LOC113779924 gene encoding pleiotropic drug resistance protein 1-like isoform X5, whose product MESSEIHNVSDVHLSGSILWRNMEMDIFSKSSREEDDGAALKWAAIERIPSHHRTKAGVLAEENSQQIDVGVEHLGPLELKTILDSNVKFAEEDNGKFLLKLRQRIDRVGIDLPTVELRFENLSVEAEAHVGSRAMPTLFNFCTNIVEDLLSRLHILPNRKQPFPILRDVSGIIKPGRMTLLLGPPSSGKTTLLLALAGQLDSDLKVSGDITYNGHGLNEFVPQKTSAYIGQHDVHLGELTVRETLSFSARCQGVGPRHDMLEELLRREKESNIKSDLDNDQFMKDEALDGGESNVKTDQILKILGLEVCADTLVGNEMLRGISGGQKKRLTTGEMMVGGSNVFLMDEISTGLDSSTTFQIVRSIMHSIHILQGTAVISLLQPAPETYDLFDDIILLSDGQIVYQGPREHVLEFFEYMGFKCPERKGVADFLQEVTSKKDQEQYWAERDEPYSFVSAKKLAEAFQSFHVGMKLGDELDIPFDKSKSHPAALSTKKYGISKMQLFKACMSREFLLMRRNSFVYAFAMTKLIFMALLAMTVFLRTKMHKDTISDGGIVMGALYFTLMLNMFNGMSEIPLTIMKLPVFYKQRDLRFFPSWAYALPTLILKIPVSLLESALWVSLTYYVIGFDLNAGRFFKQYVLLVCLSQTALGLFRLMGSVGRVMIIANTFGSFAILVILLFGGFVISHDDIPKWWIWSYWLSPLMYGQNAIAVNEFLGKSWRKVSPTSTEPLGVSVLKSRGIFTEARWYWIGVGSLIGYMFLFNILYILALAYLKPLEKPQAILSEKTLAERNETAESKRKTGLLLPFEPLAITFDDIRYSVDMPKEMKAQGLTEDRLELLKGVSGAFRPAVLTALMGVSGAGKTTLMDVLAGRKTGGYIEGTIRISGYPKKQETFTRIAGYCEQNDIHSPHVNVYESLLYSAWLRLPKEVDAATREMFVEEVMELVELNPLREALVGLPGVSGLSTEQRKRLTIAAELVANPSIIFMDEPTSGLDARAAAIVMRTVRNTVNTGRTVVCTIHQPSIDIFDSFDELVLLKRGGEEIYVGPLGHHASGLIKYFEGIKGTSKITDGYNPATWMLEVTSPSQESAFGVNFAELYRSSDLYRRNKALIKELSTPASDSKDLFFPTVYSQSFFSQFMACLWKQHLSYWRNPKYTAVRLIFTTFMALMFGTVFWNFGSKRRMRQDLHNAMGSMYAAVIFIGVQNAAAVQPVVAIERTVFYRERAAGMYSALSYAFGQIVIELPYVFVQTIIYGVIVYGMIGFEWTAAKFFWYLFFMYFTLLYYTTYGMMTIAVTPNQHIAAIVSSAFYNIWNLFSGFVIPKTRIPVWWRWYYYICPVAWTLYGLLASQFGDIKEEMLDTNETVEEFIRSYYGFRHDFVGYVAIIIVGVATLFAFIFAFSIKVFNFQKR is encoded by the exons atggAAAGCAGTGAAATACACAATGTCAGTGATGTTCACTTAAGTGGTTCTATCTTATGGAGGAATATGGAAATGGACATATTTTCCAAATCATCTCGTGAAGAAGATGATGGAGCGGCACTCAAATGGGCTGCTATAGAGAGAATTCCCTCACATCATCGTACAAAAGCAGGTGTACTTGCTGAAGAAAATAGCCAACAAATAGACGTTGGTGTTGAACATCTTGGACCCTTGGAGTTGAAAACTATTTTAGATAGCAATGTTAAATTTGCAGAAGAAGATAATGGGAAGTTCTTGTTGAAGCTGAGGCAACGAATTGACCG GGTTGGCATTGATCTTCCCACTGTCGAACTCCGGTTTGAGAACTTAAGTGTGGAAGCAGAAGCTCATGTTGGCAGCAGAGCAATGCCTACATTATTCAATTTCTGTACTAATATAGTAGAG GATTTGTTGAGTCGTCTTCATATTCTTCCAAATAGAAAACAACCGTTTCCGATACTTCGTGATGTCAGTGGAATCATCAAACCTGGAAG AATGACCTTGCTTTTAGGCCCTCCCAGCTCCGGGAAAACAACTCTGCTTTTAGCATTGGCTGGACAACTTGATTCTGATCTGAAA GTTTCTGGTGATATTACATACAATGGCCATGGACTAAATGAGTTTGTACCACAAAAAACATCTGCTTATATTGGACAACATGATGTTCATCTTGGAGAACTGACAGTGAGAGAAACACTATCTTTCTCAGCAAGAtgccaaggagttggacctcgTCATG ACATGCTGGAAGAATTGTTAAGGAGAGAAAAGGAATCAAACATCAAGTCAGATCTTGACAATGATCAATTCATGAAG GATGAAGCACTCGATGGTGGGGAGAGCAATGTTAAAACAGATCAAATCTTGAAG ATTTTAGGACTTGAAGTGTGTGCTGATACCCTTGTTGGAAATGAAATGCTACGGGGGATTTCTGGGGGACAGAAAAAGAGATTAACAACAG GGGAGATGATGGTTGGAGGATCAAATGTATTTCTTATGGATGAGATATCAACTGGTCTGGACAGCTCAACAACTTTTCAAATTGTCCGTTCAATTATGCACTCCATTCACATTTTACAAGGAACTGCTGTGATATCCCTCTTGCAACCTGCACCAGAAACATATGATTTGTTCGATGATATCATTCTGTTATCTGATGGTCAAATTGTGTATCAAGGCCCTCGAGAACATGTACTGGAATTCTTTGAGTACATGGGATTCAAATGTCCTGAGAGAAAAGGAGTTGCTGACTTTTTACAAGAA GTCACGTCGAAGAAAGATCAAGAGCAGTATTGGGCAGAAAGGGATGAACCCTACAGTTTTGTCTCTGCAAAGAAATTGGCTGAagcatttcaatcatttcatGTTGGAATGAAACTAGGCGATGAGCTTGATATTCCTTTCGACAAATCCAAGAGTCACCCAGCTGCTCTAAGCACTAAGAAATATGGCATCAGCAAAATGCAGCTTTTCAAAGCCTGTATGTCCAGAGAATTCCTTCTCATGAGGAGGAATTCCTTTGTCTATGCATTTGCAATGACAAAA CTTATATTCATGGCACTATTAGCAATGACAGTATTTCTGAGAACTAAAATGCACAAGGATACAATCAGTGATGGTGGGATAGTCATGGGCGCTCTATATTTCACTCTCATGCTGAATATGTTCAATGGGATGTCAGAGATTCCCCTAACTATTATGAAGCTTCCTGTATTTTACAAGCAACGGGACCTTCGATTCTTTCCCTCTTGGGCATATGCTCTGCCGACATTGATTCTCAAGATCCCAGTTTCACTTTTAGAAAGTGCCCTTTGGGTGAGCTTGACTTACTATGTCATCGGATTTGATCTAAATGCAGGAAG ATTTTTCAAGCAGTATGTTCTGCTTGTATGTCTCAGCCAAACAGCTTTGGGACTATTTCGGCTTATGGGTTCAGTAGGAAGGGTTATGATTATAGCAAATACGTTTGGATCATTTGCAATTCTAGTAATTCTTCTGTTTGGTGGATTCGTCATCTCACATG ATGATATACCAAAATGGTGGATATGGAGTTACTGGCTTTCTCCTCTGATGTATGGGCAGAATGCTATTGCTGTGAATGAATTTCTTGGGAAAAGCTGGAGAAAAGTAAGCCCTACTT CAACAGAGCCATTAGGTGTCTCAGTCTTGAAATCTCGGGGGATTTTTACAGAAGCACGTTGGTATTGGATTGGAGTAGGATCCCTGATTGGATACATGTTTCTATTCAATATCTTATATATCTTGGCTCTTGCTTATCTTAAAC CTCTTGAGAAGCCTCAGGCAATTTTGTCAGAGAAAACATTGGCAGAGAGGAATGAAACA GCTGAATCAAAAAGGAAAACGGGACTGCTGCTACCTTTCGAACCTCTTGCGATCACCTTTGATGATATTAGATATTCGGTGGACATGCCAAAG GAAATGAAAGCTCAAGGACTTACTGAGGACCGGCTTGAGCTTTTGAAAGGTGTCAGTGGTGCTTTTAGGCCAGCGGTTCTGACAGCCTTGATGGGTGTAAGTGGTGCTGGTAAGACAACATTGATGGATGTCTTGGCTGGAAGGAAAACTGGGGGTTACATTGAAGGAACAATCAGAATATCAGGATACCCAAAGAAGCAAGAAACTTTTACACGTATAGCTGGATACTGCGAGCAAAATGATATCCACTCTCCTCATGTTAATGTCTACGAATCTTTGCTGTACTCGGCATGGCTTCGGTTACCAAAAGAAGTGGATGCTGCCACCAGAGAG ATGTTTGTTGAAGAGGTCATGGAGCTTGTAGAGCTCAACCCTTTGAGGGAAGCACTTGTTGGATTGCCCGGAGTAAGTGGACTTTCAACTGAGCAACGCAAACGACTAACCATTGCTGCTGAGCTTGTTGCAAATCCATCAATAATATTCATGGATGAACCGACCTCAGGGCTTGACGCGAGAGCTGCAGCAATAGTTATGAGAACTGTGAGGAACACAGTAAACACAGGTCGAACTGTTGTCTGCACCATTCATCAGCCAAGCATTGATATATTTGACTCTTTTGATGAG CTTGTGCTACTTAAACGAGGAGGTGAAGAAATTTATGTTGGTCCTTTAGGACACCATGCCTCTGGGCTCATCAAGTACTTTGAG GGTATAAAGGGAACTAGCAAGATTACGGATGGTTATAATCCTGCAACTTGGATGCTGGAAGTGACTTCACCATCACAGGAGTCAGCTTTTGGTGTCAATTTCGCAGAATTGTACAGAAGTTCCGATCTATATAG GAGAAATAAGGCATTAATCAAGGAACTAAGTACCCCTGCTTCGGACTCGAAAGATCTGTTCTTCCCTACAGTCTATTCTCAGTCATTCTTCAGTCAATTCATGGCTTGCCTGTGGAAACAACATTTATCATACTGGAGGAATCCCAAGTACACTGCTGTGAGGCTAATATTCACAACATTTATGGCTTTGATGTTTGGAACAGTATTCTGGAATTTTGGCTCCAAAAG GAGAATGCGGCAAGATCTCCATAATGCAATGGGCTCTATGTATGCTGCGGTTATCTTTATTGGTGTCCAAAATGCAGCAGCTGTTCAACCTGTTGTTGCTATTGAAAGAACAGTCTTCTATAGGGAAAGAGCAGCTGGAATGTATTCAGCTTTGTCATATGCTTTTGGACAG ATTGTGATTGAGCTCCCATATGTTTTTGTCCAAACGATCATATATGGGGTCATAGTATACGGCATGATTGGATTCGAGTGGACAGCTGCAAAGTTCTTTTGGTATCTGTTCTTCATGTACTTCACCTTGCTATACTATACAACTTATGGAATGATGACAATTGCTGTTACTCCTAATCAACACATTGCTGCCATAGTCTCATCTGCATTTTACAACATATGGAACCTATTTTCAGGATTTGTCATCCCAAAGACA AGAATTCCTGTTTGGTGGAGATGGTACTATTACATCTGCCCTGTTGCTTGGACATTGTATGGTTTACTAGCTTCACAGTTTGGGGACATTAAAGAAGAGATGCTTGACACAAATGAGACAGTCGAAGAATTCATAAGGAGTTACTATGGTTTCAGGCACGATTTTGTGGGATATGTGGCCATCATAATTGTTGGAGTGGCTACGCTTTTTGCCTTCATATTTGCTTTCTCAATCAAAGTATTTAACTTTCAGAAAAGATAG
- the LOC113779924 gene encoding pleiotropic drug resistance protein 1-like isoform X3, with amino-acid sequence MESSEIHNVSDVHLSGSILWRNMEMDIFSKSSREEDDGAALKWAAIERIPSHHRTKAGVLAEENSQQIDVGVEHLGPLELKTILDSNVKFAEEDNGKFLLKLRQRIDRVGIDLPTVELRFENLSVEAEAHVGSRAMPTLFNFCTNIVEDLLSRLHILPNRKQPFPILRDVSGIIKPGRMTLLLGPPSSGKTTLLLALAGQLDSDLKVSGDITYNGHGLNEFVPQKTSAYIGQHDVHLGELTVRETLSFSARCQGVGPRHDMLEELLRREKESNIKSDLDNDQFMKDEALDGGESNVKTDQILKILGLEVCADTLVGNEMLRGISGGQKKRLTTGEMMVGGSNVFLMDEISTGLDSSTTFQIVRSIMHSIHILQGTAVISLLQPAPETYDLFDDIILLSDGQIVYQGPREHVLEFFEYMGFKCPERKGVADFLQEVTSKKDQEQYWAERDEPYSFVSAKKLAEAFQSFHVGMKLGDELDIPFDKSKSHPAALSTKKYGISKMQLFKACMSREFLLMRRNSFVYAFAMTKLIFMALLAMTVFLRTKMHKDTISDGGIVMGALYFTLMLNMFNGMSEIPLTIMKLPVFYKQRDLRFFPSWAYALPTLILKIPVSLLESALWVSLTYYVIGFDLNAGRFFKQYVLLVCLSQTALGLFRLMGSVGRVMIIANTFGSFAILVILLFGGFVISHDDIPKWWIWSYWLSPLMYGQNAIAVNEFLGKSWRKVSPTSTEPLGVSVLKSRGIFTEARWYWIGVGSLIGYMFLFNILYILALAYLKPLEKPQAILSEKTLAERNETIKLSSKGNSRTVASSYDAESKRKTGLLLPFEPLAITFDDIRYSVDMPKEMKAQGLTEDRLELLKGVSGAFRPAVLTALMGVSGAGKTTLMDVLAGRKTGGYIEGTIRISGYPKKQETFTRIAGYCEQNDIHSPHVNVYESLLYSAWLRLPKEVDAATREMFVEEVMELVELNPLREALVGLPGVSGLSTEQRKRLTIAAELVANPSIIFMDEPTSGLDARAAAIVMRTVRNTVNTGRTVVCTIHQPSIDIFDSFDELVLLKRGGEEIYVGPLGHHASGLIKYFEGIKGTSKITDGYNPATWMLEVTSPSQESAFGVNFAELYRSSDLYRRNKALIKELSTPASDSKDLFFPTVYSQSFFSQFMACLWKQHLSYWRNPKYTAVRLIFTTFMALMFGTVFWNFGSKRRMRQDLHNAMGSMYAAVIFIGVQNAAAVQPVVAIERTVFYRERAAGMYSALSYAFGQIVIELPYVFVQTIIYGVIVYGMIGFEWTAAKFFWYLFFMYFTLLYYTTYGMMTIAVTPNQHIAAIVSSAFYNIWNLFSGFVIPKTRIPVWWRWYYYICPVAWTLYGLLASQFGDIKEEMLDTNETVEEFIRSYYGFRHDFVGYVAIIIVGVATLFAFIFAFSIKVFNFQKR; translated from the exons atggAAAGCAGTGAAATACACAATGTCAGTGATGTTCACTTAAGTGGTTCTATCTTATGGAGGAATATGGAAATGGACATATTTTCCAAATCATCTCGTGAAGAAGATGATGGAGCGGCACTCAAATGGGCTGCTATAGAGAGAATTCCCTCACATCATCGTACAAAAGCAGGTGTACTTGCTGAAGAAAATAGCCAACAAATAGACGTTGGTGTTGAACATCTTGGACCCTTGGAGTTGAAAACTATTTTAGATAGCAATGTTAAATTTGCAGAAGAAGATAATGGGAAGTTCTTGTTGAAGCTGAGGCAACGAATTGACCG GGTTGGCATTGATCTTCCCACTGTCGAACTCCGGTTTGAGAACTTAAGTGTGGAAGCAGAAGCTCATGTTGGCAGCAGAGCAATGCCTACATTATTCAATTTCTGTACTAATATAGTAGAG GATTTGTTGAGTCGTCTTCATATTCTTCCAAATAGAAAACAACCGTTTCCGATACTTCGTGATGTCAGTGGAATCATCAAACCTGGAAG AATGACCTTGCTTTTAGGCCCTCCCAGCTCCGGGAAAACAACTCTGCTTTTAGCATTGGCTGGACAACTTGATTCTGATCTGAAA GTTTCTGGTGATATTACATACAATGGCCATGGACTAAATGAGTTTGTACCACAAAAAACATCTGCTTATATTGGACAACATGATGTTCATCTTGGAGAACTGACAGTGAGAGAAACACTATCTTTCTCAGCAAGAtgccaaggagttggacctcgTCATG ACATGCTGGAAGAATTGTTAAGGAGAGAAAAGGAATCAAACATCAAGTCAGATCTTGACAATGATCAATTCATGAAG GATGAAGCACTCGATGGTGGGGAGAGCAATGTTAAAACAGATCAAATCTTGAAG ATTTTAGGACTTGAAGTGTGTGCTGATACCCTTGTTGGAAATGAAATGCTACGGGGGATTTCTGGGGGACAGAAAAAGAGATTAACAACAG GGGAGATGATGGTTGGAGGATCAAATGTATTTCTTATGGATGAGATATCAACTGGTCTGGACAGCTCAACAACTTTTCAAATTGTCCGTTCAATTATGCACTCCATTCACATTTTACAAGGAACTGCTGTGATATCCCTCTTGCAACCTGCACCAGAAACATATGATTTGTTCGATGATATCATTCTGTTATCTGATGGTCAAATTGTGTATCAAGGCCCTCGAGAACATGTACTGGAATTCTTTGAGTACATGGGATTCAAATGTCCTGAGAGAAAAGGAGTTGCTGACTTTTTACAAGAA GTCACGTCGAAGAAAGATCAAGAGCAGTATTGGGCAGAAAGGGATGAACCCTACAGTTTTGTCTCTGCAAAGAAATTGGCTGAagcatttcaatcatttcatGTTGGAATGAAACTAGGCGATGAGCTTGATATTCCTTTCGACAAATCCAAGAGTCACCCAGCTGCTCTAAGCACTAAGAAATATGGCATCAGCAAAATGCAGCTTTTCAAAGCCTGTATGTCCAGAGAATTCCTTCTCATGAGGAGGAATTCCTTTGTCTATGCATTTGCAATGACAAAA CTTATATTCATGGCACTATTAGCAATGACAGTATTTCTGAGAACTAAAATGCACAAGGATACAATCAGTGATGGTGGGATAGTCATGGGCGCTCTATATTTCACTCTCATGCTGAATATGTTCAATGGGATGTCAGAGATTCCCCTAACTATTATGAAGCTTCCTGTATTTTACAAGCAACGGGACCTTCGATTCTTTCCCTCTTGGGCATATGCTCTGCCGACATTGATTCTCAAGATCCCAGTTTCACTTTTAGAAAGTGCCCTTTGGGTGAGCTTGACTTACTATGTCATCGGATTTGATCTAAATGCAGGAAG ATTTTTCAAGCAGTATGTTCTGCTTGTATGTCTCAGCCAAACAGCTTTGGGACTATTTCGGCTTATGGGTTCAGTAGGAAGGGTTATGATTATAGCAAATACGTTTGGATCATTTGCAATTCTAGTAATTCTTCTGTTTGGTGGATTCGTCATCTCACATG ATGATATACCAAAATGGTGGATATGGAGTTACTGGCTTTCTCCTCTGATGTATGGGCAGAATGCTATTGCTGTGAATGAATTTCTTGGGAAAAGCTGGAGAAAAGTAAGCCCTACTT CAACAGAGCCATTAGGTGTCTCAGTCTTGAAATCTCGGGGGATTTTTACAGAAGCACGTTGGTATTGGATTGGAGTAGGATCCCTGATTGGATACATGTTTCTATTCAATATCTTATATATCTTGGCTCTTGCTTATCTTAAAC CTCTTGAGAAGCCTCAGGCAATTTTGTCAGAGAAAACATTGGCAGAGAGGAATGAAACAATCAAATTATCCTCAAAAGGAAACAGCAGGACTG TGGCCAGCAGCTATGACGCTGAATCAAAAAGGAAAACGGGACTGCTGCTACCTTTCGAACCTCTTGCGATCACCTTTGATGATATTAGATATTCGGTGGACATGCCAAAG GAAATGAAAGCTCAAGGACTTACTGAGGACCGGCTTGAGCTTTTGAAAGGTGTCAGTGGTGCTTTTAGGCCAGCGGTTCTGACAGCCTTGATGGGTGTAAGTGGTGCTGGTAAGACAACATTGATGGATGTCTTGGCTGGAAGGAAAACTGGGGGTTACATTGAAGGAACAATCAGAATATCAGGATACCCAAAGAAGCAAGAAACTTTTACACGTATAGCTGGATACTGCGAGCAAAATGATATCCACTCTCCTCATGTTAATGTCTACGAATCTTTGCTGTACTCGGCATGGCTTCGGTTACCAAAAGAAGTGGATGCTGCCACCAGAGAG ATGTTTGTTGAAGAGGTCATGGAGCTTGTAGAGCTCAACCCTTTGAGGGAAGCACTTGTTGGATTGCCCGGAGTAAGTGGACTTTCAACTGAGCAACGCAAACGACTAACCATTGCTGCTGAGCTTGTTGCAAATCCATCAATAATATTCATGGATGAACCGACCTCAGGGCTTGACGCGAGAGCTGCAGCAATAGTTATGAGAACTGTGAGGAACACAGTAAACACAGGTCGAACTGTTGTCTGCACCATTCATCAGCCAAGCATTGATATATTTGACTCTTTTGATGAG CTTGTGCTACTTAAACGAGGAGGTGAAGAAATTTATGTTGGTCCTTTAGGACACCATGCCTCTGGGCTCATCAAGTACTTTGAG GGTATAAAGGGAACTAGCAAGATTACGGATGGTTATAATCCTGCAACTTGGATGCTGGAAGTGACTTCACCATCACAGGAGTCAGCTTTTGGTGTCAATTTCGCAGAATTGTACAGAAGTTCCGATCTATATAG GAGAAATAAGGCATTAATCAAGGAACTAAGTACCCCTGCTTCGGACTCGAAAGATCTGTTCTTCCCTACAGTCTATTCTCAGTCATTCTTCAGTCAATTCATGGCTTGCCTGTGGAAACAACATTTATCATACTGGAGGAATCCCAAGTACACTGCTGTGAGGCTAATATTCACAACATTTATGGCTTTGATGTTTGGAACAGTATTCTGGAATTTTGGCTCCAAAAG GAGAATGCGGCAAGATCTCCATAATGCAATGGGCTCTATGTATGCTGCGGTTATCTTTATTGGTGTCCAAAATGCAGCAGCTGTTCAACCTGTTGTTGCTATTGAAAGAACAGTCTTCTATAGGGAAAGAGCAGCTGGAATGTATTCAGCTTTGTCATATGCTTTTGGACAG ATTGTGATTGAGCTCCCATATGTTTTTGTCCAAACGATCATATATGGGGTCATAGTATACGGCATGATTGGATTCGAGTGGACAGCTGCAAAGTTCTTTTGGTATCTGTTCTTCATGTACTTCACCTTGCTATACTATACAACTTATGGAATGATGACAATTGCTGTTACTCCTAATCAACACATTGCTGCCATAGTCTCATCTGCATTTTACAACATATGGAACCTATTTTCAGGATTTGTCATCCCAAAGACA AGAATTCCTGTTTGGTGGAGATGGTACTATTACATCTGCCCTGTTGCTTGGACATTGTATGGTTTACTAGCTTCACAGTTTGGGGACATTAAAGAAGAGATGCTTGACACAAATGAGACAGTCGAAGAATTCATAAGGAGTTACTATGGTTTCAGGCACGATTTTGTGGGATATGTGGCCATCATAATTGTTGGAGTGGCTACGCTTTTTGCCTTCATATTTGCTTTCTCAATCAAAGTATTTAACTTTCAGAAAAGATAG